A region of the Echeneis naucrates chromosome 15, fEcheNa1.1, whole genome shotgun sequence genome:
CCCAGATGGGATTCAGTACAGCCAAtcacagtctgtgtttgtgaaactGCCCCTCCGAAATCTGCTGTACTATAACCTTCCCTCTCCAACCAGGCCGGGAAGATACAGAGTCTGACCGAGGAGGAGAGGGCCCACCTACTCCCCCTGCTGCGCAGCGCTCAgtgggtggaggtggtggggcgAGACGCTATCTACaaagagtttatttttaaagacttcAACCAGGTTTGTAATGTGGCTCGCTTTACAaaccaagcaaaacaaaagcagctgctCCGTGTTATGTCTACAGATGACCACATGGTCTCCTTTGCTTTCAGGCTTTTGGTTTCATGTCCAGAGTAGCTCTGCAAGCTGAGAAGATGGACCATCATCCTGAGTGGTTCAATGTCTATAACAAGGTATATAAGAATAAGACTGGGGTGAATTATCAGGGAAGACATCTCAGCCGGGAGCCCAGGGCCTGACATTCACTTCCATTCATGTGCAAACTGCTGCGATCACCTCATGACAGACAACAACTGAGTCACCGCATGCAGAAGGCTCACTTACAAACAGAGCTTCACTTAAGTTTTTACATCAACACCGTGAACTGCAACGTTGCTTATTATGACCTGAAGATTAGCTTCATCAGCTTCAGATTAGATTCTTGCTTCATCCTTCTTCTTCCCGTCTGAAgaagtttgattttattttaaattattcttaTATATAACCAGACTGACAGATGATGATATTTTTGAGTATTTTTAGTCATGTTTGTTTAGCCGGAAGAACGCATATACAATGCTAAGCTAGCTCTGAGCCTCTTCCGGCTCTTACCGACGCATCACACACGCCGCTCCCGTTGCCTAGCAACTTTAATaacaatctttttttaaagatttctttttactttttaaaatgattattatttatttttaatattgttattttggggtttctttttctggtgtattattttcattatcggCACAAAATGAATCCTGGGATATATTAGGCCAGCGGAACGGAACTTCATCAATGCGCCTGCGCAAGTTGAGGCCTCCACTTtgtaatgtatttaaaaaaacagataaaaacatcagcTCTTTAAAAATTAGATAAAGAGCTTTAAATTACATGAAAAAGGTCAGATTATTTAAATCAACAGTGAATATGTTCCATGTTCACAATAAACCTTTTATCTTTCATCAAGGATTGACAGATtgatcatgaaaataaaaatagttcaGTCTGGCCACACGATGAGTCACagtgtctcttcctcttcctttttacCCCCCAGGTCCAGATCACTCTCAGCACACATGACTGTGGAGGTTTGTCTCAGCGTGACATCACATTGGCCACCTTCATTGACCAAGCGTCTCTCATATGAGCCAACTCACCATCAGTCATTTTGAACCGTGAAGACTGAAGGCACAGATGTCGCAGTGAAAATGTGACCTACAGAACCCAATTGTTGGTTTTTGCACATTATCGATGAGATTATCAGCCCAAAGGAAATGGTTAAATGTTTACACATTAAATGTTTCAAGTAATTCCTCAGCTACCAAATAACATTCCCAGTGCTAAATATCCTGTctctgtattgttttgtttgaagaGATTCTGTATTTCCAGCAAAAAAATGTCCTGTTCCCTGTTGTACCTGAAAACATCATGATGTAAAATTAATCTGCTGAACAACAGAGTTtaaggtctcagtctctagttacACGTCTTCACTACAACATGATACTTTTTAATTTGAGTGTACCAGAAAAGGCAAAGGAAAAATTCAACTTcacctccaaatatggtttgaAAAAACACCTGAGCCTAAAGAAGTGAGCACAATCTCTCCATATCACTAAAAGACCAGAACACAAGCCGGGACCGGTAAAACATTTGAGTCAGTTACTGCTTCTACTGGAATTTGCATTAAGTTTATTTAAGAGATATCTTGGCCATTCAATTGACATCcatccaaaacaaacaggaaatagtccttttatttattggttttgcAAAGGCTTAAGTTTCCACTTGCCATCACTGGCCACAGTATTAAAGGATGGACACAGACAATGGTGTGAGTTTCAATCATTAGAGGGGGCTTTTGTCTTCGGTCTCATGACAAATGTTTGaccaaaaagacagaaagattcCCACCAACACATGTAAGAACCTAAAATACATTCATATCTGATCGATTTTAAACAAAGACTGACTAATGAAGTGATTAATAAAAACCCAGTGGTCACACAAATGGTGAAATTACACCAGCAAGGCTGAGAAACGgacacatttcaaaaacatccCCTATCGgtcagagaaggaaacattacatattgcacaaacagaaataatttcattaaaatacacaataataggaaacaaagacaacacaacacaaggtCATTTTGGTGTTATGGTTACTTAAAATGATCAGCCTGCTATCAGTGAATGTGTACAAATCCACCTGCTTCCTCTCAGTACATCCAAGAAGACGTTTTACAGTTTGTCTAATGCCCTAATGTTAAGTTGATAttagaaatggaaaataaacaacagtgaCTCTGAATGTTTCAGTGGATGAATAAGTGATATCAGGGCAGAAGCTGAGGTAGATTGAATTAGGAGACATGATTAAATGACACAGGTTAGAAAAATACTGAGTGCTACTGGatcacacacaggaaacaaccTTCAGTCCGTCGCGGTCCGAGTGTGTCTCGTAATTATTTTTAGCCACTTGAGTTTATTGAATATTAATGATGATCAAAGCTCCCTGTCTACCCATCCAAAAACCAAAATCCTatcttcatcatcgtcatcatcatgaTTAAGTGCTAACAACGTTCATGCTGACGGACGCTTTAACATCAGAGAACTGGGGTTTCAAGTGAGAACAGATTAACCTGATATGTTCTTGTTGGGGCGTTGCAGTGCTTCTATTTTTCCTGTTAGTTTTTTTCCCGAAGAGAGCTGTTCCATGACAAGGACAGTCAGAGCTCCACATGTGCAGccaggcagcagcagtgcatCAGGTTTCATGCTAGAGGGCGTGAGCACAGCGCTTTCTAACCAGCCCTCAGTGGTCTGGGTGTTTCCCTTGTTGTTTCTTTGCCGAGTCATCACAGAGAGTAAAGCTGTGATGGTGGAAGCTGAAATGTTGTGGAGTTTaaccaaaaaaattatttaaaaaaaaaaaataaaaatatatatatatatatatatatagagagagatatTGACATATGTGCATTTTACAAAACCGGTTAAATtgaaatgaacttttaaaaaacaaaacacacagaagcacgCCAAAATcaagaaaatctaaatttaaaagaCAAGAACCTGATGGAAGCAGtctcttcttattattattaaaatgaggATGGCTTGTGCTTCACGCGTCTTTGCAGATGATTTCTGTATGCTGCAGGTCTATGCAAGATAAGGCAACTGTTGAGCGAGGAGGTCGACCACGGAGGCGGCGGGGGCCACGGGGGCCCAGTCCTGTTTCAGTGGGCTTTGCCATTGCCGTTCATGTGGCTGACATTGGAATTGGCCACCTCGGTGCTGTAGAGACAGTCAAGGAATCCTCTGGAGATCTCCGTCACCATTGATCTGTCTGGGATGGACTGGGCCATGCCGTAGATCGCTCCCTGAAACAACCACGAAACACGACTCGGGTCACAAACTGCTGACGATCATCTGTATATTAGTCCATATTCGTTTCCATtgtggaagaaaaacagcagcaggtgaatTATCACTGAAAAAATGTAGCTTTAAGTGGCTAAGTGTTAGTTTGGAATAATAAGATGAATGTGAtctgaatgtttaaaaaaaaagaaaaaagcgatgttaaaagaaggatggTGAACAGACCCTGATTTGGCTGAGAACAAAGTGAGAACAAAATACAGAAGGctttaaagtttttctttaaactgtaaCTTTTTCAGCGCTGCAGCTTCCTTTTGTTTCCAACAATTTAAAGTCTGCTACAATACAACAGGTCATGATTTATTGATGTACCTTCTCAGGTATAAATATTCTCTTCATTATATTTATGATAAAATGATTTTACTTGTTaacttttttaatatttttatctactttttgtgaattttctttatccccctttctatttttatttttctgctatATAAgctgctttataaataaagcttATTATTAGTAGAAGAACAACTGTGGGGATTATTATTTTAGGTTGTCAAAGATTTAATGTACTTTAATGTAAAGAGTGTAAGAGTGTGAGCTTTTTGAATCGAAGAGTTAATGTTTCAGAGCACTTTAAAACTAAAGTTGGAATTTTCTGTGTTAAACAGaccatgtttgtttatttgaggGTAACAGGAGGTTTGACTACGACCTCAGGAATAAACATGTGGCCGATTCCTCTGCTTCATCGTGGCTGAGCTGTTAAACTGAATCTTTTCTGAATGGCAGATAAAGTCGTTTTGTG
Encoded here:
- the pcbd1 gene encoding pterin-4-alpha-carbinolamine dehydratase; this translates as MAGKIQSLTEEERAHLLPLLRSAQWVEVVGRDAIYKEFIFKDFNQAFGFMSRVALQAEKMDHHPEWFNVYNKVQITLSTHDCGGLSQRDITLATFIDQASLI